A region from the Bactrocera dorsalis isolate Fly_Bdor chromosome 1, ASM2337382v1, whole genome shotgun sequence genome encodes:
- the LOC105223392 gene encoding uncharacterized protein LOC105223392, translating to MEIELNTGNLRNLCRICLGAGDYNLWEHKVLWSDNAIENDSLESDVQNAAAITIHEVLHMYNDWQHSILEFDVELQLICKECLLELQPQYIFYKRLCAANKQIKQLYEEALQQEECKTASVPEPVASEGVEYDNNLVEYLEYASEQTQPDQHVNLPEQCIEKILSAPSQMRIQNSFKQPEKRKFVKNPKFILTGGVTQLLTHATGATTFEQPVEATSQESHSNTLYSPHKRKRKVDDIDMHTLLEKKERSNHNLFMEHIPNVIEKDGEQSVKVNTVVPEIEEIVHEVPPSELIESGLGEPYQELITTTKHNEQQQQQELVSENDEQAALPYSTVSADDAGRSIYVCKYCPQAFTAPCFLLTHARKSHVCKHCSKAFVKTTDLFAHLRESHTDFRCKYCGKELSSNGNLRAHIKRMHPTTDMTYSTHIIKNFVMGNSTEEIVDAGGEGIYIDDTAQHITEYLD from the exons atggaaATTGAGTTAAACACTGGTAATCTACGTAATTTGTGTCGTATTTGTTTGGGTGCAGGCGATTACAATTTGTGGGAACACAAAGTGCTTTGGAGCGACAATGCGATAGAAAATGATTCGCTGGAGTCTGACGTACAAAATGCAGCAGCGATTACCATACACGAAGTATTGCACATGTATAATGACTGGCAG CATTCAATACTTGAATTTGACGTCGAACTACAACTGATTTGCAAAGAATGCTTACTTGAGCTACAACCACAGTATATCTTTTACAAACGCTTATGCGCCgctaacaaacaaataaaacagcTTTACGAAGAAGCACTACAGCAAGAAGAATGTAAAACAGCATCAGTACCGGAGCCAGTTGCGAGTGAAGGAGTTGAATATGATAATAATTTAGTTGAATATTTAGAATATGCTTCAGAACAGACACAACCTGATCAGCATGTGAACTTGCCTGAACAATGTATCGAAAAAATTCTGTCAGCACCTTCACAAATGCGTATAcaaaactcatttaaacaaccGGAGAAAcgcaaatttgtaaaaaatccCAAATTCATACTCACAGGCGGTGTAACACAATTACTTACGCATGCCACAGGCGCCACCACATTTGAGCAACCTGTGGAAGCCACTTCGCAGGAGTCTCATTCAAATACCCTATATAGTCCACATAAACGAAAAAGAAAAGTAGATGATATTGATATGCACACACTACttgagaaaaaagaaagaagtaaTCACAATTTGTTTATGGAACACATACCGAATGTCATAGAAAAAGACGGTGAGCAAAGTGTAAAAGTTAATACCGTTGTGCCGGAAATAGAGGAAATTGTCCATGAAGTACCGCCAAGTGAATTAATTGAATCTGGTTTAGGCGAACCATACCAGGAACTTATCACAACCACAAAGCAtaatgagcaacaacaacaacaggaactTGTAAGTGAAAATGACGAGCAAGCTGCTCTACCATATTCTACAGTGAGTGCTGATGATGCCGGACGCTCCATTTACGTATGCAAATATTGTCCGCAAGCTTTCACGGCGCCCTGCTTTCTGCTGACACATGCACGAAAGTCGCATGTTTGTAAGCATTGTAGCAAAGCGTTTGTTAAAACTACTGATTTGTTCGCGCATTTAAGAGAATCACATACAGATTTTAGATGTAAATATTGCGGGAAAGAGCTTAGTTCTAATGGCAACTTACGCGCCCATATAAAACGTATGCATCCAACGACTGATATGACATATTCAACGCACATCATTAAAAATTTCGTTATGGGTAATAGTACAGAAGAAATAGTTGATGCTGGTGGAGAAGGCATTTATATAGACGACACTGCACAACATATAACTGAATATCTtgactaa
- the LOC105223394 gene encoding heparin sulfate O-sulfotransferase isoform X2 yields the protein MKMKWLLCWHKKLKKMLIGSKPLHWFAFSALCLLGLGAYWYIWSSEVRIEETWSNGRIAAAANGGSLALDNFDYEEQLVVLYNRVPKTGSTSFVNIAYDLCKRNKFHVLHINVTANMHVLSLPNQITFVRNVTKWHEMKPALYHGHMAFLDFSKFQIAHKPIYINIVRKPLDRLVSYYYFLRYGDNYRPNLVRKKAGNKITFDECVLSKQPDCDPKNMWLQIPFFCGHAAECWEPGSEWALNQAKHNLVNEYFLVGVTEQMEDFVDLLERSLPRIFHGFREHYQHSNKSHLRQTSWKIAPNDDTINTIHKTKIWQMENELYEFALTQFEYNKRKLTVPDNKHLQKFMYEKIRPK from the exons atgaAGATGAAGTGGCTATTGTGTTGgcataagaaattgaaaaaaatgctgATAGGTTCGAAGCCGTTGCACTGGTTCGCTTTCAGCGCACTATGCCTTCTGGGATTGGGTGCCTATTGGTACATTTGGTCATCGGAGGTGCGCATTGAAGAGACCTGGAGTAATG GTCGTATAGCTGCTGCTGCAAATGGTGGTTCACTTGCACTGGACAATTTCGATTATGAAGAACAATTAGTAGTACTATATAATCGCGTGCCCAAAACGGGATCCACCAGTTTTGTTAATATTGCTTACGATTTATGTAAGCGTAATAAGTTTCATGTCTTGCATATAAATGTGACGGCAAATATGCATGTGCTATCGCTGCCCAACCAG ATAACGTTTGTGCGTAACGTCACCAAATGGCATGAAATGAAGCCGG CCCTTTATCATGGTCATATGGCCTTTTTGGACTTTTCCAA atttcaAATTGCGCACAAacctatttatattaatatagtaCGTAAGCCATTGGATAGGCTAGTTTCCTACTATTATTTTCTACGTTATGGTGATAATTATCGTCCAAATTTAGTACGTAAAAAGGCGGGTAATAAAATT ACTTTCGATGAATGCGTTCTATCGAAACAACCAGACTGTGATCCGAAGAATATGTGGCTGCAAATACCATTCTTTTGTGGTCATGCAGCGGAGTGCTG ggAGCCAGGCAGCGAGTGGGCATTAAATCAAGCTAAGCATAATTTGgttaatgaatattttctgGTTGGCGTTACCGAGCAAATGGAAGACTTTGTGGATCTACTTGAGCGTTCATTGCCGCG CATATTTCACGGTTTTCGCGAACACTATCAACATTCCAATAAATCCCATCTACGACAAACGTCTTGGAAGATAGCACCCAACGACGACACAATAAATACCATACATAAAACGAAAATCTGGCAAATGGAGAATGAATTGTACGAATTTGCATTGACACAATTCGAATACAATAAACGCAAATTGACTGTGCCCGATAATAagcatttgcaaaaatttatgtatgaaaaGATAAGACCTAAATGA
- the LOC105223391 gene encoding polyphosphoinositide phosphatase produces MNNTNPNIFFNPLISGIQKVVLYETRTRLYLVGSNNRETRFRMLTIDRTQHDRVAIDENPNELNALEIRRFLISLGSSARVTSAYGVLGFVRFLEGYYLLLVTKRKCCAHIGMHLIYTIKDTVMVRVNEPTTLRAPHPHEERYKKMFQSIDLRSNFYFSYSYDLTRTLQYNESAPRFVGPNVDLDNDEPLPDWDKLTNNVVAPDERVNYAFRSNSRTRFVWNAFLLQPMRVIVLKDWMLEVTHGYISQSCISVFGRHVNVCLIARRSTRFAGTRFLKRGANCMGDVANEVETEQIVTDGQRMCSFTQMRGSVPSHWSQDVVKMVPKPQIQLDICDPFAQTPARHFDRLLFHYGSPLIMLNLVKKREKRKHESIISKELVYSIRYLNQFLPPQHRMKHIHFDMARKSRGGGNVMEMLADIAESVVQQTGMFFKARGSECTFQTGLVRTNCVDCLDRTNTAQFAIGKCSLGHQLERLGFVKSAKLEFDSDCVTMLENLYEEHGDTLALQYGGSQLVHRIKTYRKTAAWASQGNDIMQTLSRYYSNTFSDTEKQHSINLFLGYYIPSRSHTKQNQPIWELQTDYYMHNVYKPLTPENETRLITDWVRHKVRSCLPHSTSDSNKIVKELFRVHSKGLEMIDAYSNYHQSFKWTDLSEHIAFEISQLALRYMPTFRTNYSPFQRQIQDRKARKNPNLTGQSSTSSTNSNSSSSSSEADDSSTDEDISAGYAVKDANQTVLIEQEPFTLESVLPPMDEVYGCKITNPSKANMDIYRKYVQFGKLATGNNNAFALSTAAAPRERDNEMANLKRSILKPLSDYGSDSYLQVTPPTVSEESQKIYAEYCKVPRNFNAVPKFEETDVLFRYVQML; encoded by the exons ATGAATAACACTaatccaaatatattttttaatccacTTATTAGTGGCATACAAAAGGTGGTACTCTACGAAACGCGCACT CGCCTCTACCTTGTTGGCAGCAATAATCGGGAAACGCGTTTTCGCATGCTTACAATTGATCGCACACAACATGATCGTGTTGCCATCGATGAAAATCCCAACGAGCTGAATGCGTTGGAAATACGCAGATTCCTCATTTCACTCGGTAGCTCAGCGCGAGTTACCTCCGCTTATGGTGTATTGGGTTTTGTGCGTTTTCTTGAAGGCTACTATCTGCTGCTCGTCACGAAACGCAAATGTTGCGCACATATTGGCATGCATTTGATTTACACCATAAAAGATACGGTTATGGTGCGCGTTAATGAACCAACAACATTGCGTGCGCCACATCCCCATGAAGAACGTTACAAGAAAATGTTTCAAAGTATCGATTTGcgtagtaatttttatttttcctattcATATGATTTAACGCGTACGCTACAGTATAATGAGTCGGCACCGCGTTTTGTAGGACCAAATGTAGACTTGGACAACGATGAGCCATTACCCGACTGGGATAAACTCACTAACAATGTTGTAGCACCGGATGAGCGTGTGAACTATGCATTTCGTAGCAATTCGCGTACGCGCTTTGTCTGGAATGCGTTCCTGTTGCAGCCGATGCGTGTGATTGTGCTTAAGGATTGGATGTTGGAAGTGACACATGGCTACATTAGTCAGTCGTGTATTAGCGTGTTTGGACGGCATGTTAATGTGTGTTTAATTGCACGACGTAGTACACGCTTTGCGGGTACTAGATTTCTTAAGCGTGGCGCCAATTGTATGGGTGATGTGGCCAATGAAGTGGAAACGGAACAAATAGTCACAGACGGTCAACGCATGTGCTCGTTTACACAGATGCGCGGATCAGTGCCTTCTCATTGGTCACAAGATGTTGTCAAAATGGTACCGAAGCCACAAATACAGTTGGATATTTGTGATCCGTTTGCGCAAACACCGGCGCGTCATTTCGATCGGCTACTTTTTCACTATGGCTCACCGCTAATAATGTTGAATTTGGTAAAGAAACGCGAGAAGCGTAAACATGAATCGATCATCTCCAAAGAGTTGGTCTACAGCATACGTTACTTGAATCAGTTTTTGCCACCGCAACACCGTATGAAGCACATACATTTCGATATGGCGCGCAAGAGTCGTGGTGGCGGCAATGTCATGGAAATGTTAGCCGACATAGCGGAGAGCGTAGTCCAACAGACCGGCATGTTTTTTAAGGCGCGCGGTAGTGAGTGTACTTTCCAAACAGGCTTAGTGCGTACGAATTGCGTCGATTGCTTAGATCGCACCAACACTGCACAATTCGCTATTGGCAAGTGTAGTTTGGGTCATCAGTTGGAGCGTTTGGGTTTTGTTAAGTCCGCCAAACTCGAGTTCGACTCAGATTGTGTGACCATGTTGGAGAATCTGTATGAGGAGCACGGCGATACGCTGGCCTTACAATATGGTGGCTCGCAGCTTGTACATCGTATTAAAACTTACCGTAAAACGGCGGCGTGGGCTTCACAAGGCAACGATATAATGCAAACATTGAGTCGCTACTACAGTAATACATTCAGCGATACGGAGAAACAGCATAGCATTAACCTTTTCTTGGGCTATTACATACCCAGCAGAAGTCACACAAAAC agaACCAACCAATATGGGAGCTGCAAACAGACTACTATATGCACAACGTCTACAAACCACTCACACCAGAAAATGAAACCCGTCTAATTACCGATTGGGTGCGTCACAAAGTGCGCTCCTGTCTACCCCACTCCACTTCAGACTCGAATAAAATTGTCAAAGAACTATTTCGCGTGCATTCCAAAGGTCTCGAAATGATCGATGCCTACTCGAATTATCATCAGTCGTTTAAATGGACTGATCTCAGCGAACACATAGCTTTCGAGATTAGCCAACTGGCACTACGTTATATGCCCACATTCCGCACCAATTACTCGCCATTCCAGCGACAAATACAAGATCGCAAAGCACGCAAAAATCCCAACCTTACTGGTCAAAGTTCCACCAGCTCAACGAATAGCAATTCATCGAGTTCCAGTTCCGAAGCGGATGATAGCTCCACTGATGAGGATATAAGCGCCGGCTATGCTGTTAAGGATGCCAATCAAACTGTGTTGATAGAACAAGAACCATTCACATTGGAATCGGTGTTGCCGCCTATGGATGAGGTATACGGTTGCAAGATTACCAATCCATCTAAAGCAAATATGGATATTTACCGGAAGTACGTGCAGTTCGGTAAATTGGCTACTGGCAATAATAATGCTTTCGCGCTTTCAACTGCGGCAGCACCACGTGAACGTGATAATGAAATGGCTAACCTAAAGCGTAGCATATTAAAACCATTAAGTGATTATGGCAGTGATTCGTACTTGCAAGTTACACCGCCAACCGTGAGCGAAGAGAGTCAAAAGATTTATGCAGAATATTGCAAAGTGCCGCGTAACTTCAATGCAGTGCCGAAATTCGAAGAAACCGATGTACTATTCCGTTATGTGCAGATGCTCTGA
- the LOC105223394 gene encoding heparin sulfate O-sulfotransferase isoform X1, with translation MKMKWLLCWHKKLKKMLIGSKPLHWFAFSALCLLGLGAYWYIWSSEVRIEETWSNAIKPLGRIAAAANGGSLALDNFDYEEQLVVLYNRVPKTGSTSFVNIAYDLCKRNKFHVLHINVTANMHVLSLPNQITFVRNVTKWHEMKPALYHGHMAFLDFSKFQIAHKPIYINIVRKPLDRLVSYYYFLRYGDNYRPNLVRKKAGNKITFDECVLSKQPDCDPKNMWLQIPFFCGHAAECWEPGSEWALNQAKHNLVNEYFLVGVTEQMEDFVDLLERSLPRIFHGFREHYQHSNKSHLRQTSWKIAPNDDTINTIHKTKIWQMENELYEFALTQFEYNKRKLTVPDNKHLQKFMYEKIRPK, from the exons atgaAGATGAAGTGGCTATTGTGTTGgcataagaaattgaaaaaaatgctgATAGGTTCGAAGCCGTTGCACTGGTTCGCTTTCAGCGCACTATGCCTTCTGGGATTGGGTGCCTATTGGTACATTTGGTCATCGGAGGTGCGCATTGAAGAGACCTGGAGTAATG CCATTAAACCTCTAGGTCGTATAGCTGCTGCTGCAAATGGTGGTTCACTTGCACTGGACAATTTCGATTATGAAGAACAATTAGTAGTACTATATAATCGCGTGCCCAAAACGGGATCCACCAGTTTTGTTAATATTGCTTACGATTTATGTAAGCGTAATAAGTTTCATGTCTTGCATATAAATGTGACGGCAAATATGCATGTGCTATCGCTGCCCAACCAG ATAACGTTTGTGCGTAACGTCACCAAATGGCATGAAATGAAGCCGG CCCTTTATCATGGTCATATGGCCTTTTTGGACTTTTCCAA atttcaAATTGCGCACAAacctatttatattaatatagtaCGTAAGCCATTGGATAGGCTAGTTTCCTACTATTATTTTCTACGTTATGGTGATAATTATCGTCCAAATTTAGTACGTAAAAAGGCGGGTAATAAAATT ACTTTCGATGAATGCGTTCTATCGAAACAACCAGACTGTGATCCGAAGAATATGTGGCTGCAAATACCATTCTTTTGTGGTCATGCAGCGGAGTGCTG ggAGCCAGGCAGCGAGTGGGCATTAAATCAAGCTAAGCATAATTTGgttaatgaatattttctgGTTGGCGTTACCGAGCAAATGGAAGACTTTGTGGATCTACTTGAGCGTTCATTGCCGCG CATATTTCACGGTTTTCGCGAACACTATCAACATTCCAATAAATCCCATCTACGACAAACGTCTTGGAAGATAGCACCCAACGACGACACAATAAATACCATACATAAAACGAAAATCTGGCAAATGGAGAATGAATTGTACGAATTTGCATTGACACAATTCGAATACAATAAACGCAAATTGACTGTGCCCGATAATAagcatttgcaaaaatttatgtatgaaaaGATAAGACCTAAATGA
- the LOC105223400 gene encoding UDP-GlcNAc:betaGal beta-1,3-N-acetylglucosaminyltransferase-like protein 1 isoform X1, which produces MSEDTVSIIVTVLNGEKWVDNCFRSILRQCTAVHVQKQQQQSKQMQSAQQTWEDSNGLLEHVTSQPETEEMESKQKFQIEVCVFDDCSTDGTRKMLRIWQRKFRRQRIRMFIVRNESENPKGVGYGRNRAIEQASGAYLCFQDIDDEMLPTRIQQQYLLGRANKDATKFFKLIGCRFVRTPPNSTCRFTRWANELDPTKLPLQIYTANGPTVIMPTWLCHRRVYERIPGGFCERGRGTPEDLIFFYAHLDRGGRVLRINECLLLYRYHAAATTFSIVAETIWQLRMQRLLTHVLCGEPWRSGFTIWNAGKRGRKFFRDLPQAFKCKVRAFCDVDEKKINKCYNHYDVKAHRFTHVVPIVHFTHARPPLLICMKLDLTNGAFEANLNSLNLCEGRDYVLFT; this is translated from the exons ATGAGCGAGGACACAGTG TCTATAATTGTCACTGTGCTCAATGGCGAAAAGTGGGTTGACAATTGTTTTCGGTCGATACTCCGACAATGCACAGCTGTGCATGtgcaaaagcagcaacaacaatcaaaacaaATGCAGTCAGCACAACAGACGTGGGAGGACAGCAATGGGTTGTTGGAACATGTGACGTCACAGCCCGAAACAGAGGAAATGGAAAGCAAGCAAAAGTTTCAAATTGAGGTTTGTGTCTTCGATGATTGCAGTACGGATGGCACAAGGAAAATGTTGAGAATTTGGCAACGCAAATTTCGTAGACAACGGATACGGATGTTTATAGTgcgaaatgaaagtgaaaatccCAAAGGAG TGGGTTATGGCCGCAATCGCGCCATAGAGCAGGCGAGCGGCGCCTACTTGTGCTTTCAAGATATCGACGATGAAATGCTGCCAACgcgtatacaacaacaatatttgttAGGGCGCGCCAATAAAGATGCC ACTAAATTTTTCAAGCTCATTGGCTGCAGGTTCGTGCGCACGCCGCCGAATTCCACCTGCCGCTTCACGCGTTGGGCAAACGAACTGGATCCAACAAAACTGCCGCTACAGATATACACTGCCAATGGACCGACGGTGATTATGCCCACTTGGCTATGCCATCGGCGCGTCTACGAACGCATACCAGGTGGATTTTGCGAACGCGGCCGTGGCACACCCGAAGATCTTATCTTTTTCTATGCGCATCTTGATCGCGGTGGACGCGTGCTGCGTATCAATGAATGCCTGCTGCTCTATCGTTATCATGCGGCGGCAACCACATTCTCAATTGTTGCCGAAACTATTTGGCAATTGCGTATGCAACGTTTGCTTACGCATGTGTTATGTGGGGAGCCGTGGCGCAGTGGTTTCACCATATGGAATGCCGGTAAACGTGGACGTAAGTTTTTTCGCGATTTGCCACAAGCGTTTAAGTGCAAAGTGCGTGCCTTCTGTGACGTGGATGAGA aGAAAATCAACAAATGTTACAATCATTACGACGTGAAGGCGCACCGTTTCACGCACGTAGTGCCTATCGTCCATTTCACGCATGCGCGGCCGCCGTTGCttatttgtatgaaattagATCTCACCAATGGTGCTTTTGAAGCgaatttaaatagtttaaatttgTGCGAAGGACGTGATTACGTATTATTCACGTAA
- the LOC105223393 gene encoding alpha-ketoglutarate-dependent dioxygenase alkB homolog 4, with amino-acid sequence MNTIRPCGCKGVRTCLQCEKDFNIQKSSLFEQLKELKAFSFCPLCDRLFEGWNPWEVRDQHPDHNNHEGLPFPGMYVQEHFLRTNESEELMENLDMLPWAISQSGRRKQNFGPKTNFRQRKLRNGNFNGFPATTRFVQQRLREVPVLSDFQTIEQCSLEYEPSKGASIDPHVDDCWIWGERVVTVNCLGDAVLTLTAFDATTNPQKYNLDLVSHYEKQLHLPLMEAKQLDFYKDKVIRVAMPNLSLMVMYGPARYQFEHSVLREDVKSRRVCIAYREFTPMYIDGEDKIKGDEVTQNAHNFWTDKQCNS; translated from the exons ATGAATACCATACGTCCTTGCGGTTGCAAAGGTGTACGTACCTGTCTACAGTGCGAGAAagattttaatattcaaaaatcatCACTTTTTGAACAACTAAAAGAACTTAAAGCGTTTTCATTTTGCCCCCTATGTGATCGGCTTTTCGAAGGTTGGAACCCATGGGAAGTGCGTGACCAACATCCAGACCACAACAATCATGAAGGATTACCGTTTCCCGGAATGTATGTGCAAGAGCATTTTCTGCGTACCAATGAAAGTGAAGAGTTAATGGAAAATTTAGATATGTTGCCGTGGGCAATTTCACAAAGTGGACGTCGCAAACAAAATTTCGGCCCAAAAACCAATTTTCGTCAACGAAAGTTAAGGAATGGTAATTTTAATGGATTTCCGGCAACTACACGCTTTGTACAACAGCGGCTACGAGAGGTGCCTGTTTTGAGTGACTTTCAGACGATTGAGCAATGCTCGCTGGAGTATGAACCATCAAAGGGCGCATCCATCGATCCACATGTTGATGATTGTTGGATATGGGGAGAACGTGTTGTGACTGTGAATTGCTTGGGAGATGCAGTACTAACGCTAACCGCCTTTGATGCCACTACAAATCCTCAAAAATATAATCTGGATTTGGTATCGCATTATGAGAAACAATTACATTTACCGTTGATGGAAGCGAAGCAATTGGATTTCTACAAGGATAAAGTTATACGTGTAGCAATGCCAAA TCTCTCCCTGATGGTAATGTATGGACCTGCACGCTACCAATTCGAGCATTCAGTATTGCGTGAGGATGTAAAAAGCAGGCGTGTTTGTATTGCTTATCGTGAATTTACGCCTATGTATATTGATGGTGAAGACAAAATAAAAGGCGATGAAGTAACACAGAATGCACATAATTTCTGGACGGACAAACAATGCAACAGttga
- the LOC105223389 gene encoding inositol-trisphosphate 3-kinase homolog isoform X2: MWKNDFENYMNDYLSQRDILPPHRMSLLKFLALNALELSAPATPALLEHNQNNQHFNANVKPPGWMQLSGHPESIVPTTAGIVRKRVASLTDNEVLAYKLLTQEPQTAKIVPQFYGAQAVNGDNFIELQDLLTGFKDPCVMDIKMGCRTFLESEVTNKTLRPDLYKKMVAVDPLAPTAEEESTQAITKLRYMLFRESMSSSQSKGFRIEALRLRGRPPVKDLKTVRNSDQITQTIEQFLGAKRTVTKELIKRLKHMRMVMEKSAFFQRHEVVGSSIFIVYDDDKVGAWLIDFAKSRPLPAGVNVNHRATWIPGNCEEGLLKGMDELINAFENVYASHGSRKCLQI; encoded by the exons ATGTGG AAAAACGACTTTGAAAACTACATGAACGACTATTTGAGTCAACGTGATATACTACCGCCCCATCGCATGtcattattgaaatttctgGCCCTC AACGCGTTGGAATTGAGTGCACCCGCAACGCCCGCGCTGCTGGAACACAATCAAAACAATCAGCATTTTAACGCCAACGTTAAGCCGCCAGGTTGGATGCAATTGTCCGGGCACCCAGAAag CATTGTCCCTACAACTGCCGGCATTGTGCGCAAACGCGTCGCCAGTCTGACCGACAATGAGGTGCTCGCCTACAAGCTACTCACACAGGAGCCGCAAACAGCCAAAATTGTGCCGCAATTTTACGGTGCACAAGCGGTGAATGGCGACAATTTTATCGAACTACAAGATCTGCTGACCGGCTTCAAGGATCCCTGTGTGATGGATATTAAAATGGGTTGTCGCACATTTCTCGAATCTGAAGTGACTAATAAGACGTTGCGCCCGGATTTGTACAAGAAAATGGTTGCCGTCGATCCATTGGCGCCCACAGCCGAAGAGGAGTCGACGCAAGCTATTACCAAACTACGTTACATGCTTTTCCGCGAATCGATGTCATCATCACAATCGAAAGGTTTCCGCATCGAAGCGTTGCGTCTACGCGGTCGTCCACCCGTTAAAGATCTCAAGACAGTACGTAATAGCGATCAAATTACACAAACTATCGAACAGTTTCTCGGCGCTAAGCGTACGGTGACAAAGGAACTAATCAAGCGGCTGAAACATATGCGTATGGTGATGGAGAAGTCGGCATTCTTTCAGCGACACGAGGTGGTTGGCTCCAGCATTTTCATCGTTTACGATGATGATAAGGTGGGCGCTTGGTTAATCGACTTTGCCAAGTCGCGACCACTGCCAGCGGGTGTGAATGTAAATCATCGCGCCACGTGGATACCCGGTAACTGTGAAGAGGGTCTACTCAAAGGCATGGACGAGCTGATCAATGCCTTCGAAAATGTTTATGCGAGTCATGGCAGTAGGAAATGCTTACAAATTTAA
- the LOC105223400 gene encoding UDP-GlcNAc:betaGal beta-1,3-N-acetylglucosaminyltransferase-like protein 1 isoform X2, translating to MSEDTVSIIVTVLNGEKWVDNCFRSILRQCTAVHVQKQQQQSKQMQSAQQTWEDSNGLLEHVTSQPETEEMESKQKFQIEVCVFDDCSTDGTRKMLRIWQRKFRRQRIRMFIVRNESENPKGVGYGRNRAIEQASGAYLCFQDIDDEMLPTRIQQQYLLGRANKDALIGCRFVRTPPNSTCRFTRWANELDPTKLPLQIYTANGPTVIMPTWLCHRRVYERIPGGFCERGRGTPEDLIFFYAHLDRGGRVLRINECLLLYRYHAAATTFSIVAETIWQLRMQRLLTHVLCGEPWRSGFTIWNAGKRGRKFFRDLPQAFKCKVRAFCDVDEKKINKCYNHYDVKAHRFTHVVPIVHFTHARPPLLICMKLDLTNGAFEANLNSLNLCEGRDYVLFT from the exons ATGAGCGAGGACACAGTG TCTATAATTGTCACTGTGCTCAATGGCGAAAAGTGGGTTGACAATTGTTTTCGGTCGATACTCCGACAATGCACAGCTGTGCATGtgcaaaagcagcaacaacaatcaaaacaaATGCAGTCAGCACAACAGACGTGGGAGGACAGCAATGGGTTGTTGGAACATGTGACGTCACAGCCCGAAACAGAGGAAATGGAAAGCAAGCAAAAGTTTCAAATTGAGGTTTGTGTCTTCGATGATTGCAGTACGGATGGCACAAGGAAAATGTTGAGAATTTGGCAACGCAAATTTCGTAGACAACGGATACGGATGTTTATAGTgcgaaatgaaagtgaaaatccCAAAGGAG TGGGTTATGGCCGCAATCGCGCCATAGAGCAGGCGAGCGGCGCCTACTTGTGCTTTCAAGATATCGACGATGAAATGCTGCCAACgcgtatacaacaacaatatttgttAGGGCGCGCCAATAAAGATGCC CTCATTGGCTGCAGGTTCGTGCGCACGCCGCCGAATTCCACCTGCCGCTTCACGCGTTGGGCAAACGAACTGGATCCAACAAAACTGCCGCTACAGATATACACTGCCAATGGACCGACGGTGATTATGCCCACTTGGCTATGCCATCGGCGCGTCTACGAACGCATACCAGGTGGATTTTGCGAACGCGGCCGTGGCACACCCGAAGATCTTATCTTTTTCTATGCGCATCTTGATCGCGGTGGACGCGTGCTGCGTATCAATGAATGCCTGCTGCTCTATCGTTATCATGCGGCGGCAACCACATTCTCAATTGTTGCCGAAACTATTTGGCAATTGCGTATGCAACGTTTGCTTACGCATGTGTTATGTGGGGAGCCGTGGCGCAGTGGTTTCACCATATGGAATGCCGGTAAACGTGGACGTAAGTTTTTTCGCGATTTGCCACAAGCGTTTAAGTGCAAAGTGCGTGCCTTCTGTGACGTGGATGAGA aGAAAATCAACAAATGTTACAATCATTACGACGTGAAGGCGCACCGTTTCACGCACGTAGTGCCTATCGTCCATTTCACGCATGCGCGGCCGCCGTTGCttatttgtatgaaattagATCTCACCAATGGTGCTTTTGAAGCgaatttaaatagtttaaatttgTGCGAAGGACGTGATTACGTATTATTCACGTAA